The genomic interval AGACCGCGGGCGTCGGCCGGCGTGATCCGTCGGCTGCGGGCCGCGTCGAGATCTTCCCCTCCCCGCCCCTTCCCGGACCTGGGCTCCGCCCCGGGCCCCTACCGCGCGCTTCGCGCGGTGTCCTCAAACGCCGGACGGGCCGATACCCCGTCCTCCCCCCGTAAGGAGTCACCCTCATGCCGGCAGCAGAAGCTCCCGTGCTCGTCGTGGGTGCCGGACCCGTCGGTCTGGTCGTCGCCTGCGAACTGCTCCAGCAGGGCGTCCCGGTGCGTGTCGTCGACGCGAACCGCAGCCACTCCCTGCACTCCCGCGCCATCAGCGTCTGGCCCCGCGTCCTGGAGGTGCTGCGCAGGATCGACGTCGCGGACACCCTGGTGGAGCGCGGGCACCGGGTCAGCGGCGTCGGCTACTACTCGTCCGGGCGGCTGCTCGGCACCGCCCGGCTGGACCGGCTCCCCGACACGCCGTACCCCTTCGGCCTGATGCTGGCCCAGAGCCGCACCGAGGAGGTGCTGGAGAAGCGGCTGGCCGAGCTCGGCGGCACGGTCGAGCGCGGGGTCCGGCTGACCGGGCTGGCGCAGCACCCGGAGCACTGCGCGGTGACCCTGGAGCACGAGGACGGGGCCACCGAGGAGACCGACGTGCCGTGGCTGGTCGGCGCGGACGGCGCGCACAGCACCACGCGCAAGCTGCTCGGCATCCCCTTCGAGGGCACCCAGCCGGACGTGAGCTTCGCGATCGCCGACGCGCACGTGGACGGCGACCTGTCGGACCGGCTGCTGGGCTACTGCTACTCGCCGCGCGGCAGCCTCGCCCTCGGCCCGCTCGGGGACGACGTGTACCGGCTCGCGGTGAGCGTGCCGCACCCGGAGGACGACACCCCGCCGCCGCTCGCGCTGTTCCAGGAGGTGCTCGACGAGCGCGCGCCCGGCCACGGCGTGGTCCGCGGGCTGAAGTGGAGCACGACTTTCCGGGTGCGGGTGCGGACCGCCGCGCGGTTCTCCGCCGGCCGGTGCTTCCTGGCCGGGGACGCGGCGCACGTGATGAGCCCGGCCGGGGGCCAGGGCATGAACACCGGGCTCCAGGACGCGGTCAACCTCGGCTGGAAGCTGGCCGGGGTGGCCCGGGGCCGGCTCGACCCGGCGGCCCTGGACAGCTACGACGCCGAACGCCGGGAGGCCGCCCACCGGGTGACCGCCACGACCGGCCGGCAGACGCGGTGGGGCTTCGTCTCCCGGCGCGCGCAGATCGCCGCGCGGGACGTCGCGCTGCGCGGCGCCGACCGCGCGGGGCTGGTGCAGCGGGCGCTCGCGCCCATCGTGGCGCAGACCGACACGCACTACGGGCCCGCGCCCACGCCCACCGAGCTCGCCACGGAGCTGGCCCGGGGGACCGGTGCCCGGCCGGGTGCCAGGGTGCCGGTGCTCCTGGGGGCCGTGGGGTCCGCGGGACAGGCCGTCGGTGAGGAGAGTCGTGAAGGGGCCGTCGCCGGCCCGGACTTCCCCGACGGGACCTCCCCGGGCGGCGGCTTCACGGCCGACGGCTGGGTGGCGGCCGAGCGCGACGCGTTCACCGTGCTGCTGCGCTGGGACCCGGCCGACAGCGCCGCCCACCGGTCCGAGGCGTACGCGCGGATGCGCGCCGGGGCCCCGGCGGAGACCCGGTGGACGGACCTGAGCGCGGCGCCCGACGGGGTGCTGACCCGCTTCCTGGGCCCCGGCCCGGTGGCCGCCGTGGTCCGCCCGGACGGGCACCTCTTCCGCCGGGTCCGCCCGGACGAGGTACCCGCGGC from Streptomyces albireticuli carries:
- a CDS encoding FAD-dependent monooxygenase, translating into MPAAEAPVLVVGAGPVGLVVACELLQQGVPVRVVDANRSHSLHSRAISVWPRVLEVLRRIDVADTLVERGHRVSGVGYYSSGRLLGTARLDRLPDTPYPFGLMLAQSRTEEVLEKRLAELGGTVERGVRLTGLAQHPEHCAVTLEHEDGATEETDVPWLVGADGAHSTTRKLLGIPFEGTQPDVSFAIADAHVDGDLSDRLLGYCYSPRGSLALGPLGDDVYRLAVSVPHPEDDTPPPLALFQEVLDERAPGHGVVRGLKWSTTFRVRVRTAARFSAGRCFLAGDAAHVMSPAGGQGMNTGLQDAVNLGWKLAGVARGRLDPAALDSYDAERREAAHRVTATTGRQTRWGFVSRRAQIAARDVALRGADRAGLVQRALAPIVAQTDTHYGPAPTPTELATELARGTGARPGARVPVLLGAVGSAGQAVGEESREGAVAGPDFPDGTSPGGGFTADGWVAAERDAFTVLLRWDPADSAAHRSEAYARMRAGAPAETRWTDLSAAPDGVLTRFLGPGPVAAVVRPDGHLFRRVRPDEVPAALRAARALRHF